In one window of Funiculus sociatus GB2-C1 DNA:
- a CDS encoding Rpn family recombination-promoting nuclease/putative transposase, with protein MRTDKIFYSLFQEFPSIFFELIGDTSADAAAYQFTSVELKETAFRIDGVFVSNLEAPVQPVYFVEVQFQQDSTFYRRFFAEIFLYLRQNESVNFWRAVVIYPTRSIETDDEEPYRLLLESTQVQRVYLNELGDAAESSLEIAVVQLIVESEATAINRGRELILQAREELADEATRRKILELIETILLYKFTRLSREELAQMLEIDDEFRQTRMYQSIKQEGLEEGKIEGKLESVPGLLALGLSVEQIAGVLGLTVEQVQQASDNKSS; from the coding sequence GTGCGAACTGATAAAATATTTTATAGCCTATTTCAGGAATTTCCTAGCATCTTTTTTGAACTAATTGGCGATACAAGTGCAGATGCCGCTGCCTATCAGTTCACCTCGGTTGAACTCAAAGAAACAGCTTTTAGGATTGATGGGGTGTTCGTCTCAAATCTAGAAGCTCCTGTTCAACCAGTTTACTTTGTAGAAGTCCAGTTTCAACAAGATTCAACTTTTTACAGACGCTTCTTTGCAGAAATCTTCCTTTACCTGCGTCAAAATGAATCTGTTAACTTTTGGCGTGCCGTCGTTATCTATCCTACTCGAAGTATAGAGACAGACGACGAAGAACCGTATCGGTTGCTACTAGAGAGTACGCAAGTACAGCGCGTGTATTTGAATGAGTTGGGGGACGCAGCAGAAAGCTCTCTGGAAATTGCAGTTGTGCAGTTAATTGTGGAAAGCGAAGCTACAGCAATTAACCGAGGCAGAGAGTTGATTTTGCAAGCGCGTGAGGAACTTGCGGATGAAGCAACTAGGCGAAAAATTTTAGAATTAATAGAGACTATTTTGTTGTACAAATTTACCCGGCTAAGCCGCGAGGAGTTGGCGCAGATGTTGGAAATAGACGACGAATTCAGGCAGACAAGGATGTATCAATCCATCAAGCAGGAAGGCTTGGAAGAAGGCAAAATAGAGGGTAAGTTAGAATCCGTGCCTGGGTTGTTGGCATTGGGGTTGAGTGTGGAACAAATAGCAGGCGTATTAGGTTTGACTGTGGAGCAAGTACAGCAAGCATCCGATAATAAGTCTAGCTGA
- a CDS encoding ADP-ribosylglycohydrolase family protein yields the protein MRYSLLSRFRATLLGAAIGENYAYKGKKQPQHSSGWGKIAVLGAESLIKQSRLDLEDWYRLKREFLEPEAMNPVSTEAIISTLTVVLFSHEYKAKLRQNLQQVASVFSDEPELQDAVLAVGYAIAQSLREKLNPATLIPKTLDFLENSQTPLVEQLGAVQILLEQGAGLEMAVTQLCRDAQPNSTPIALAFYCFLSTLEDFRLSVARAARSGYQTQITCGLVGAMSGAYNTTGGIPVGWRLPCKQHWGITSIAQLLQLSDRLFGVWSGVYDPSTDVETQNFASLSSAVAAPRVIQPR from the coding sequence ATGCGCTACTCACTTTTAAGTCGATTTCGCGCCACCTTATTGGGGGCTGCAATTGGGGAAAATTACGCCTATAAAGGCAAAAAACAGCCGCAGCATTCTTCTGGCTGGGGCAAAATCGCGGTTTTGGGTGCAGAAAGCTTAATTAAGCAATCTAGATTAGATTTAGAAGATTGGTATCGCCTCAAAAGGGAATTTTTGGAACCAGAGGCGATGAATCCCGTCTCTACAGAAGCAATTATTTCGACGTTAACTGTCGTGTTATTTTCCCACGAGTATAAAGCGAAACTGCGGCAAAACTTGCAACAAGTTGCCAGCGTTTTTTCAGACGAGCCAGAATTGCAGGATGCGGTGTTGGCGGTGGGATATGCGATCGCGCAATCTCTCAGAGAAAAATTGAATCCCGCCACATTAATTCCCAAAACCCTCGACTTTCTAGAAAATTCCCAGACACCTCTGGTGGAACAACTGGGTGCAGTTCAAATATTATTAGAGCAGGGTGCTGGCTTAGAGATGGCTGTAACCCAACTGTGTCGGGATGCTCAGCCAAATAGTACCCCAATTGCCTTAGCCTTTTACTGCTTCCTTAGTACCTTAGAAGATTTTCGACTGAGTGTCGCCCGTGCGGCTCGTAGCGGCTATCAAACCCAGATTACCTGCGGTTTAGTCGGTGCAATGTCTGGAGCGTATAACACTACAGGGGGCATTCCTGTGGGATGGCGGCTACCTTGTAAACAGCATTGGGGAATCACGTCAATAGCCCAATTGCTGCAACTATCCGACCGCCTCTTTGGCGTTTGGTCTGGTGTTTATGATCCTTCTACAGATGTAGAGACACAAAATTTTGCGTCTCTAAGTAGCGCTGTGGCAGCTCCGCGCGTAATTCAGCCACGTTAA
- a CDS encoding alpha/beta fold hydrolase, which yields MLQFQPLGFEQKVIETSLGSMVYYSALDQPWSLSRQGADLPPLIFLHGFGGGSSAYEWSKVYPAFATTYRVLAPDLIGWGQSAHPVRDYQVADYLKTLTEFLEKISISTGEQGFAPLQVVASSLTAAITIRLAIQRPDLFKTLFLVCPSGFADFGQDAGRRLPLQVIGTPILDKLIYTLGATNEVSVRNFLERFLFAKPERVSQDMVEAFLASAQQPNAEYGALAFLRGDLYFDLSLYIQQLTVPTYVLWGEEAQFTKLRLGRRLAGLNKQAISVFQPVPGTGVLPHLEQPELVIGLLQHYLSATNG from the coding sequence ATGCTTCAGTTTCAACCTCTCGGCTTTGAACAAAAAGTTATCGAAACCTCGCTGGGATCAATGGTTTACTACAGCGCACTAGACCAACCTTGGTCCTTATCCCGACAAGGTGCAGATTTGCCGCCGTTAATCTTCCTGCATGGCTTTGGTGGAGGATCGTCTGCTTATGAGTGGTCGAAGGTGTACCCAGCTTTTGCTACCACTTACCGCGTGTTAGCTCCGGATTTGATAGGCTGGGGTCAGTCGGCTCATCCAGTTCGAGATTACCAAGTTGCAGACTATCTCAAGACGCTAACTGAGTTTCTGGAAAAGATTTCTATCTCGACGGGAGAGCAAGGCTTTGCGCCGCTACAGGTGGTAGCTTCTTCTCTGACCGCTGCTATTACTATTCGCCTTGCTATTCAACGCCCGGATTTATTTAAGACACTGTTTTTGGTTTGTCCGTCTGGGTTTGCCGACTTTGGGCAAGATGCGGGGCGCAGACTACCCCTTCAGGTAATTGGCACCCCCATATTAGATAAGTTGATTTATACGCTTGGGGCGACGAATGAAGTGTCGGTGAGGAACTTTTTGGAACGGTTTCTCTTTGCCAAGCCAGAGCGAGTTTCTCAAGATATGGTAGAGGCTTTTTTGGCATCAGCGCAACAGCCGAATGCAGAATATGGGGCATTAGCATTTTTGCGGGGCGACCTTTATTTTGACCTGTCGCTATATATTCAACAGCTGACAGTTCCCACTTACGTTCTTTGGGGAGAGGAAGCGCAATTTACTAAGCTTCGACTGGGGCGGCGTTTAGCTGGGCTAAATAAACAAGCAATTTCCGTGTTTCAACCAGTTCCGGGAACAGGAGTTCTACCGCATTTAGAGCAGCCAGAGTTAGTAATTGGATTATTACAACATTATCTGTCAGCAACTAATGGCTAA
- a CDS encoding CIA30 family protein, protein MSNQNNRSKWDFGRFLQTLAYFEVIPFLSCLQRLFQGRAKDNKDRPTGEKRVGVILVAGATGGVGKRVVRRLVERGYRVRSLVRDAHRAKEILGDNVELFEGDITIPETLTSAMMQNVTAIVCCTGVKVQPVEGDTPDRAKYYQGIKFYMPEVVDKPEIVDYQGIKNLVQAVSEQFSSHNKGGADEKRIFDFTNPSDDIKNTWGAVDDVVMGGVSQSGIQLVENTVLFAGNVSTENSGGFASIRTKNFESPIDLAGYEGIELRVRGDGKRYKFFLRTEAKWDGVAYSHSFDTVANTWINVCVPFADLIPVFRAKTLTDGEPINSSKICSFQFMLSKFEYDGGLNPKFSPGGFALQVESIKAYGGETLPQFIMISSAGVTRPGRPGINLEEEPPAVRMNEQLGGILTWKLRGEDSVRESGIPYTIIRPCALTEEPGGKQLIFEQGDNIRGKVSREDIADLCIQALEQPKACNVTFEVKEGENSADSLDWQNLFSHLQPDR, encoded by the coding sequence ATGTCAAATCAAAACAATCGCTCTAAATGGGATTTTGGCAGATTTTTGCAAACCCTTGCCTATTTCGAGGTTATCCCTTTCCTCAGTTGTCTACAGCGGTTATTTCAAGGTCGTGCCAAGGATAATAAGGACAGACCTACTGGAGAAAAGCGCGTGGGAGTGATACTGGTAGCAGGGGCGACAGGCGGAGTCGGTAAGCGAGTAGTGCGACGACTGGTTGAGCGGGGTTATAGAGTGCGATCGCTTGTCAGAGATGCCCATAGAGCAAAGGAAATACTTGGCGACAATGTGGAACTGTTCGAGGGAGACATCACCATCCCAGAAACTCTCACTTCCGCAATGATGCAAAACGTAACAGCCATTGTCTGTTGTACGGGTGTCAAAGTGCAGCCAGTCGAAGGCGACACGCCAGATCGAGCTAAGTATTATCAAGGTATTAAATTTTATATGCCTGAAGTCGTGGACAAGCCCGAAATTGTAGACTATCAAGGCATTAAAAACCTAGTACAAGCCGTCTCTGAGCAATTTTCCTCCCATAATAAAGGAGGAGCTGACGAAAAACGGATATTTGATTTTACCAACCCATCGGATGACATCAAAAATACTTGGGGTGCAGTGGATGATGTTGTTATGGGTGGCGTGAGTCAGAGTGGTATCCAACTGGTTGAAAACACTGTACTATTTGCTGGAAACGTGTCAACCGAAAACTCCGGCGGCTTTGCTTCAATTCGCACGAAAAACTTCGAGTCACCGATTGATTTAGCTGGTTACGAAGGTATAGAATTGCGCGTCAGAGGCGACGGAAAACGATATAAATTCTTTCTCCGTACAGAAGCTAAATGGGATGGAGTTGCCTATAGCCATTCCTTCGATACCGTAGCAAATACTTGGATTAATGTTTGCGTACCTTTCGCGGACTTAATTCCTGTATTCCGTGCCAAAACTTTGACAGATGGAGAGCCAATCAATTCCAGTAAAATTTGCTCATTTCAATTCATGTTGAGCAAGTTTGAATACGATGGTGGGCTAAATCCCAAATTTTCTCCCGGTGGCTTTGCCTTACAAGTAGAATCCATCAAAGCTTACGGTGGTGAAACTTTACCTCAATTTATCATGATCAGTTCAGCAGGTGTAACTCGTCCTGGCCGCCCTGGAATTAATTTAGAAGAAGAACCGCCAGCGGTGAGAATGAACGAGCAACTCGGAGGAATTTTAACTTGGAAATTGCGCGGAGAAGATAGCGTTAGAGAAAGTGGAATCCCTTACACAATTATCAGACCTTGTGCGCTGACTGAAGAACCAGGAGGCAAACAATTAATTTTCGAGCAAGGCGACAACATCCGGGGGAAAGTGAGCCGAGAAGATATTGCCGATTTGTGCATACAAGCCTTAGAACAACCCAAAGCGTGTAACGTAACTTTTGAGGTGAAAGAGGGAGAAAATAGCGCTGACTCCCTAGACTGGCAAAATCTTTTTTCCCACTTGCAACCTGACAGGTAG
- a CDS encoding HD family phosphohydrolase: protein MTHQLDQWRRTNQPIRNLFPSRSSRRAADGSARGLRLGIDSTLRRRGNRPKFVWMLAVVSLTGTMGQRFYNAPKLDVGKTAPQTIRAPYDASIEDFKTTEEKRKAARTGAVPILMVNQDVTQQVYEDLERSLRTADDLRQIAGFFPLVPANVLSYPTQIALRKCPEWEWRGVLAAVNTDMDVNQSQLGSLPDADKQLNASTAPAAVELRAYYKTASPEQFSILIDTITQARDRYDKALAALSETDKARSRYDVSLLDLSNDVWQKTQTGILQAAERILTQGIPPGLPDSILQEALKVHLRSLVPIEAEPVANQLLLWALRPNLTEDQEQTKLFAEQAAQAVKPQMVMVHKGEAIVRAGEVISQADFVLLDYFKLSRRGISLPGVLGFGILISGAVGTFWLVERRFHRKMRQRDHLLVLLLTLSTPVLVSLGIRYTNLAAVGLLVGSFYGSALGITVVGLLSAVLPISLKIGWDYLLAGIAGGIVVSLLAGRMRSREELAFVGVGVGLTQSTVYLVVNLIFSAAAGSIWYTVLQEAALCGLSGLAWSIVALGLSPYLEHVFDLVTPIRLAELANPNRPLLKRLAAEAPGTFQHTLFVATLAEAAARKLGCNVELVRAGTLYHDIGKMHDSLGFIENQMGGPNKHDEINDPWKSAAIIKKHVTEGEVMARRCRLPKAIRAFIPEHQGTMLIAYFYHQAQQIAEKDPSKVVREEDFRYDGPIPQSRETGVMMLADSCEAALRSLKEATPEQALAMINKILRARWQDNQLVDSGLTREDLTCIAQVFVQVWQQYNHQRIAYPKLVVNSEKSCQASV from the coding sequence TTGACACATCAGCTTGATCAATGGCGGCGAACGAACCAGCCTATTCGCAATCTTTTTCCATCCCGCTCATCTCGTCGAGCAGCAGATGGATCGGCGCGAGGCTTGCGGCTAGGTATTGATTCTACACTTCGTAGGCGAGGAAACCGTCCCAAGTTCGTTTGGATGCTGGCAGTGGTGTCTCTCACGGGGACGATGGGACAACGCTTTTACAATGCTCCGAAGCTGGATGTCGGCAAGACAGCTCCTCAAACCATCCGCGCTCCCTATGATGCCAGCATTGAGGATTTCAAAACTACGGAAGAAAAACGCAAAGCTGCTCGCACAGGTGCTGTACCAATCTTGATGGTAAATCAAGATGTCACTCAACAAGTGTACGAGGATCTGGAGCGATCGCTTCGCACCGCGGACGACCTTCGACAAATCGCCGGGTTTTTTCCTTTAGTTCCGGCTAATGTATTGTCATATCCCACGCAGATTGCCCTCCGTAAATGTCCGGAATGGGAGTGGCGGGGTGTGCTGGCAGCAGTTAACACCGATATGGATGTTAACCAATCTCAGTTGGGGTCATTGCCTGATGCCGATAAGCAATTAAATGCTTCTACAGCACCAGCTGCGGTTGAACTCCGAGCCTACTATAAGACGGCTAGCCCGGAACAGTTTTCCATCCTGATTGATACAATTACCCAAGCACGCGATCGCTACGACAAGGCTTTAGCTGCGCTCTCAGAAACAGACAAAGCCAGAAGTCGCTACGATGTTTCCCTGCTTGACTTATCAAATGATGTCTGGCAAAAAACCCAAACGGGAATCCTGCAAGCTGCCGAACGCATTCTTACCCAAGGCATTCCTCCAGGCTTACCTGACAGTATCTTACAGGAGGCGCTGAAAGTCCATCTGCGTTCGTTGGTTCCCATCGAAGCTGAGCCTGTAGCCAACCAGTTGTTGCTTTGGGCGCTGCGACCTAACTTAACCGAAGATCAAGAACAAACGAAATTATTCGCAGAACAAGCAGCACAAGCTGTAAAACCGCAAATGGTGATGGTGCACAAAGGCGAGGCGATTGTCCGAGCTGGTGAAGTAATTTCTCAAGCAGATTTTGTGCTGTTAGATTATTTCAAATTGAGTCGCCGGGGCATCAGTTTGCCTGGTGTGCTGGGGTTTGGGATTCTCATCTCTGGTGCTGTTGGTACTTTCTGGCTGGTGGAACGCCGATTTCACCGGAAAATGCGGCAACGAGATCACCTGCTGGTGTTGCTGCTAACTTTGAGTACGCCAGTGCTGGTGAGTTTGGGTATTCGCTACACGAACTTGGCAGCTGTTGGTTTACTGGTGGGCAGCTTTTACGGTTCGGCCTTGGGCATCACGGTTGTGGGGCTGCTGAGTGCCGTATTACCAATTAGCCTGAAAATCGGCTGGGATTATTTGCTGGCTGGTATTGCGGGTGGGATAGTAGTAAGCCTGTTGGCTGGGAGAATGCGATCGCGCGAAGAATTGGCTTTTGTAGGTGTTGGCGTAGGATTAACTCAAAGCACTGTCTACCTAGTGGTAAATCTTATCTTCAGTGCAGCTGCTGGTTCAATTTGGTACACCGTCCTCCAAGAAGCTGCTTTATGCGGTCTTTCCGGTTTAGCTTGGAGTATTGTAGCCCTTGGTCTTAGTCCCTATCTTGAACACGTCTTTGACCTGGTTACACCGATTCGTCTGGCAGAACTTGCTAACCCCAACCGTCCCCTGCTGAAACGATTAGCTGCTGAAGCTCCCGGAACCTTTCAACATACCCTGTTCGTGGCTACGTTGGCAGAAGCGGCAGCCCGGAAACTCGGTTGTAACGTGGAACTCGTCAGAGCGGGTACACTCTACCACGATATCGGCAAAATGCACGACTCATTAGGATTTATTGAGAATCAGATGGGTGGGCCAAATAAGCACGATGAGATTAATGACCCCTGGAAAAGTGCAGCAATTATCAAAAAGCACGTTACCGAAGGTGAGGTGATGGCGCGGCGGTGTCGTTTACCAAAAGCGATTCGGGCGTTTATCCCGGAGCATCAGGGAACAATGCTGATTGCCTATTTTTATCACCAAGCGCAGCAAATCGCCGAAAAAGACCCCAGTAAAGTTGTGCGGGAGGAGGATTTCCGCTATGACGGCCCAATTCCCCAGTCGCGAGAAACTGGGGTGATGATGTTGGCGGATTCCTGCGAAGCGGCGTTGCGAAGTCTCAAAGAAGCCACACCGGAACAAGCGCTAGCGATGATTAACAAAATCCTCCGCGCCCGTTGGCAAGATAACCAGTTAGTAGATTCTGGGCTAACGCGAGAAGATTTAACCTGCATTGCCCAAGTCTTCGTGCAAGTCTGGCAACAGTACAATCACCAACGCATTGCTTATCCTAAATTAGTGGTTAATTCAGAGAAAAGTTGTCAGGCATCAGTTTGA
- a CDS encoding competence/damage-inducible protein A, which yields MSAEIICVGTELLLGDILNSNAYFLAQQLASLGIPHYYQTVVGDNPERLKQVIEIALQRSQILIFTGGLGPTPDDLTTEAIADFFGVPLLENPEIIEDIARKYAQRGRQMTPSNRKQALMPNGASILPNPGGTAPGIIWQPRPRLTILTFPGVPSEMQRMWQETAVPYLKSQGWGKEIIKSRMLRFWGIAESALAEKVSAFLNLPNPTVAPYADFGEVRLRISARGESEPQALGLIEPVAQQLQQIAGLDYYGSDTDTLASVVGQLLQAEGETLSVAESCTGGGLGQMITSIAGSSSYFLGGVISYDNSVKISLLGVNPEDLSQFGAVSDVVATAMAVGVRSRLSTTWGLSITGIAGPGGGTDAKPVGLVYIGLAGPNNIGSSFKYQLGQTRERDSIRYASACNALDLLRRKLLTR from the coding sequence ATGAGTGCTGAAATTATTTGTGTTGGTACGGAACTGCTACTAGGCGATATCCTCAACAGCAATGCTTATTTTTTGGCGCAGCAACTAGCATCTCTGGGAATCCCGCACTATTATCAAACGGTGGTGGGAGATAATCCAGAACGTCTCAAGCAGGTCATAGAAATTGCCCTGCAAAGATCGCAAATCTTAATTTTTACTGGTGGGCTTGGCCCGACTCCGGATGACCTGACAACGGAAGCGATCGCGGACTTTTTTGGCGTGCCCTTGCTGGAAAACCCGGAAATTATCGAAGATATTGCTCGGAAATATGCCCAGCGGGGGCGGCAAATGACACCCAGCAATCGCAAACAAGCCCTGATGCCGAACGGTGCCTCAATTTTACCCAATCCAGGCGGTACAGCCCCTGGCATTATCTGGCAACCGCGCCCACGATTGACGATTCTCACTTTCCCTGGTGTCCCCAGCGAAATGCAGCGGATGTGGCAAGAAACCGCTGTACCCTATCTCAAAAGTCAAGGCTGGGGCAAAGAAATTATCAAAAGCCGGATGTTAAGATTTTGGGGAATTGCTGAGTCGGCCTTAGCTGAAAAAGTTTCTGCTTTTCTCAATTTGCCCAATCCCACGGTTGCTCCTTATGCTGACTTTGGAGAGGTACGCTTGAGAATTTCCGCAAGGGGGGAATCGGAGCCCCAAGCGCTGGGACTAATTGAGCCTGTAGCGCAGCAATTGCAGCAGATTGCAGGGCTGGATTATTATGGCAGCGACACTGACACTCTTGCCTCTGTGGTGGGGCAGTTGTTGCAAGCAGAGGGTGAGACGCTTTCGGTTGCGGAATCTTGCACTGGAGGCGGCTTGGGGCAGATGATCACGTCTATCGCCGGAAGTTCTAGTTACTTTCTGGGCGGTGTCATTTCTTACGACAACTCGGTGAAAATTTCCCTTTTGGGTGTCAATCCAGAAGATTTATCCCAATTCGGTGCGGTAAGCGATGTAGTTGCCACAGCGATGGCGGTTGGGGTGCGATCACGTCTCTCCACTACGTGGGGGCTTAGTATAACTGGTATTGCAGGCCCAGGTGGAGGTACGGATGCTAAGCCAGTTGGCCTTGTCTACATTGGATTAGCAGGGCCAAATAACATTGGGTCAAGTTTTAAGTACCAGTTGGGTCAAACTCGAGAACGTGACTCAATTCGCTATGCCAGCGCTTGTAATGCCCTTGACTTGCTGCGGCGAAAATTGCTGACCCGCTGA
- a CDS encoding ABC transporter permease subunit, with protein MNNYQAKKPKNQAKNSKIRTVWMYGILGAIAVIMLFPLIWLISTSLKSPSENIFQFPPQLVPSQPTFQNFVQVWQTNPFGQYLFNSTLIAVLTVGLNLLFCSLAAYPLARLNFRGRDMIFAGVVSTIMIPFQIVMIPLYILTVQLGLRNTYLGVILPSVASAFGIFLLRQAFQGVPKELEEAARMDGCSELGLWWHVMLPAIRPALVCLALFVFIGSWSDFLWPLIVLDRPEYYTLPLGVANLAGTFSLDWRLIAAGSVISIAPVLLVFLFLQRYIVATDTGSGVKG; from the coding sequence ATGAATAATTACCAGGCTAAAAAACCGAAGAACCAAGCTAAGAACTCAAAAATAAGAACTGTGTGGATGTATGGGATCTTGGGAGCGATCGCGGTGATTATGCTTTTCCCTCTGATCTGGCTCATCAGCACATCCCTCAAATCCCCATCAGAAAACATCTTTCAATTTCCACCCCAGTTGGTGCCAAGCCAACCGACATTCCAGAACTTTGTGCAAGTTTGGCAAACAAATCCCTTTGGGCAGTATTTGTTTAACAGTACCCTAATTGCAGTCCTGACAGTGGGCTTAAATTTGCTGTTTTGCTCCCTCGCCGCTTACCCGTTAGCGCGGCTAAATTTTCGGGGACGCGACATGATTTTTGCCGGAGTTGTCTCTACTATCATGATTCCGTTCCAGATAGTGATGATTCCCCTGTATATTTTGACGGTGCAACTGGGTTTAAGAAACACTTATTTGGGCGTTATTTTGCCAAGCGTTGCATCTGCCTTTGGAATTTTTCTACTGCGCCAAGCTTTTCAAGGAGTCCCCAAAGAACTCGAAGAAGCTGCCCGGATGGACGGCTGTTCTGAGTTAGGCTTGTGGTGGCACGTAATGCTTCCAGCAATTCGTCCAGCATTGGTCTGCTTGGCTCTTTTTGTTTTTATTGGTTCTTGGAGTGACTTTCTTTGGCCTTTGATTGTCCTCGATAGGCCAGAATATTACACTCTTCCTTTGGGTGTTGCTAATCTTGCCGGGACATTTTCTCTAGATTGGCGATTAATTGCCGCTGGGAGTGTTATTTCAATTGCGCCAGTACTGCTAGTTTTTCTATTCTTGCAGCGTTACATTGTGGCGACAGATACTGGCAGCGGCGTTAAAGGTTAA
- the aroQ gene encoding type II 3-dehydroquinate dehydratase translates to MTHKTLGAVSVLVLHGPNLNLLGLREPGIYGYLTLDEINHLLEQEGQTLQAKLSIIQSNHEGVLVDAIQNALGQHQGILINAGAYTHTSVAIRDAIAAVNLPTVEVHLSNIYRREAFRHHSYIAPVAIGQISGFGSQSYLLGLQALIHYLKEN, encoded by the coding sequence GTGACTCATAAAACTTTGGGCGCTGTAAGTGTTTTGGTACTGCACGGGCCAAACCTGAACCTGCTGGGACTGCGAGAACCAGGGATTTATGGATATTTAACGTTGGATGAAATTAACCACCTGTTAGAGCAAGAAGGGCAAACGCTACAGGCGAAACTTTCTATCATCCAGTCGAATCACGAAGGTGTCTTAGTTGATGCCATCCAGAACGCTCTGGGGCAGCACCAAGGCATTTTGATTAACGCAGGGGCGTACACTCATACAAGCGTAGCCATACGAGATGCGATCGCGGCTGTGAACCTTCCCACAGTTGAAGTGCATCTGAGTAACATTTATCGCCGCGAAGCTTTCCGGCATCATTCCTATATTGCACCAGTGGCAATTGGGCAAATCAGCGGCTTTGGTTCACAAAGCTATCTGCTTGGACTACAGGCGTTGATTCACTATCTCAAAGAAAATTAA
- a CDS encoding mechanosensitive ion channel family protein, whose product MKNFFHRSTRNKIHRFQILIVITGVLFTATPAGTQEMPTSKPTPVRVYGEELYFADVIVRGYPVFQVGSLAGLSAKERSQIINRRIASVLAQPEALGQVAVKPDDPKKIATLQVNNRVLMTVTQQDARDFGLPVEVLAERWARQLNGAFEKPSLAIDVGQRLYITVRDLLRDTISKLPSILGTLVVIGITWGFAKGVRYVTLKWAQKTEGDRSAEILLGRVGYGGVWVIGSVVALGVLGLNFGALLGAVGLTSVAIGFGLKEIFSNYISGMILLAGRPFRLGDQVVIKEFEGTITQIQLRATTLNTYDGRKVYIPNQEVFQASITNNTAYSYRRSSVTVGITYKADINTATQVITDAVVQVEGVQSNPPPEVLVRELAAGSVGMEIRFWVNSRRLEFLKTTSSANQAIKEALHKAGIEIPTEVYTVLVRNPQNDAAGDRDSQRLFSNGNPMR is encoded by the coding sequence ATGAAAAACTTTTTTCATCGTTCCACTCGCAATAAAATACATCGCTTCCAGATTTTAATCGTCATCACTGGCGTTTTGTTTACAGCAACTCCAGCTGGAACCCAAGAGATGCCTACGTCGAAACCTACACCTGTAAGGGTTTACGGGGAAGAACTTTATTTTGCTGATGTCATAGTCAGAGGATACCCAGTTTTTCAAGTCGGAAGTTTGGCCGGACTTAGTGCTAAGGAGCGATCACAAATTATCAATCGGCGTATTGCTAGCGTACTGGCACAACCCGAAGCTTTGGGGCAAGTCGCCGTCAAGCCCGACGATCCAAAGAAAATCGCCACCTTACAAGTGAATAACCGCGTCTTGATGACAGTGACTCAACAGGATGCCCGCGACTTCGGTTTGCCTGTAGAAGTGCTTGCCGAGAGGTGGGCGAGGCAATTGAATGGGGCTTTTGAGAAACCGTCTCTAGCCATTGATGTCGGACAGCGCCTATATATTACTGTGCGGGATTTGCTGCGCGACACGATAAGCAAGTTGCCGTCAATTTTAGGGACGCTGGTGGTGATAGGCATTACTTGGGGATTTGCCAAGGGAGTGCGTTACGTGACCTTAAAATGGGCGCAAAAGACTGAAGGCGATCGCAGTGCTGAAATCCTCTTAGGACGAGTGGGATACGGTGGTGTTTGGGTAATTGGCTCAGTAGTTGCTCTAGGTGTCTTGGGACTCAACTTTGGAGCTTTACTAGGAGCGGTGGGACTCACTAGCGTTGCTATCGGTTTTGGTCTTAAAGAAATTTTTAGTAATTACATTTCTGGAATGATTTTACTTGCAGGCAGACCTTTCCGGTTAGGTGATCAGGTAGTGATTAAGGAATTTGAGGGAACCATCACCCAAATTCAACTGAGGGCTACAACCCTGAATACCTATGATGGGCGAAAGGTTTATATTCCTAATCAAGAGGTTTTTCAAGCGAGTATTACTAATAACACTGCTTACTCGTATCGGCGCAGTTCGGTAACGGTGGGCATTACTTATAAGGCAGATATCAATACGGCTACGCAAGTCATAACCGATGCTGTTGTCCAAGTTGAAGGGGTGCAGTCGAACCCACCGCCAGAAGTCTTGGTTCGAGAACTAGCTGCTGGCAGTGTGGGTATGGAAATACGCTTTTGGGTAAATTCCCGACGGTTAGAGTTTCTGAAGACTACTTCTAGCGCTAATCAGGCAATTAAAGAGGCGTTGCACAAGGCTGGAATTGAGATCCCAACGGAAGTTTATACGGTGCTGGTTCGCAATCCCCAAAATGACGCTGCTGGCGATCGCGATTCTCAGCGGTTATTTTCTAATGGCAACCCGATGCGATAA